The DNA sequence GCTTTAAGCCCTCAAGCTTTATTTCCGCAAGAGACCTAAACGATTCTATTGCTTTGGGCGATGTTCAAAGCATTAATGAAAAGCTCACCGACAAGGTAGAAGAGCTTAGAAACAGAATCATAACCTCAACGGAAATTCTTTGTGCTCAATCTCTTTCTGGAACTATCGCTTACCCTGCTGCAACTGCAGGCGGTGCATTCGACACCTACAAAGTCGAAATCGGCAAGGCTCAAAAAATGACAGACACCGACATCACCGGCAAAGCAATCAACATATTGCAGGCAAATCTTGAGCAGCATTTTTTGGAACAAATGAAAACCGGTTATTCAGCCGATATCCGCTTCCTTGCAGGAAGTGATGCCTATGCGGAAATTGTCAAAATAATTTCCGGCACTCAAAACGCAAGCATTCCCGTTCAGTGGACGGATTGGGGCTGCGTTCTTTTCGGCAAATACAAAATCATGCCCTTAAGTGCAACCTATGCAGTCCCGGGCTCGACAAGTCTTACCAATGTTATCGAATCAAAAACGATAAAGACGATAGACCTTGCAAATCCCGGAACTCTTTTTTACCTTGCTCTTGATGACCTTGATGCAGGATTAAGATCCATGCCGTTTTTTGCAAAACAGGTAGAAAGCAAAGATCCTTCCGGTTACAAGATTATCGGAATGAGTAAGCCGTTCCCTGCCGTTGCAGTTTCAAAAACGGTTGACCGCAAGTACCTTGCGTAAAAAAAGAGAGAGAGAAAAAAGCGATGAGTGATATATTTAATTTGCCTTCAAACCCTGTTTACTCAAATGAGCAACCCTCCGCTCATGAGCCGCTCAAGCAAGAAAATAAGCCTCTTCGCTTTTCAATCTCCGTTTCCGACATAAAAGATTTCATAAGCCCTAAGCTCTACAGTGAATTAAGCTGGGATGAAAACAGAAGTGCAGAAGAAGTAACTCAAGACTGTATCGATAAGGCAACCGCCTTGGCTGAAACTATGCTTCATCTCGTGGACGAAAAATTAAACGAGTACAGCAAAACCCAAGCGGAAATTATTAAAACGCTTACGGTCTACGAACTTTATATGTATAACGGTGATCGTTACAGAGCAAAGGGCTACATGGAAAAAGCGGAGCGGTTAATAAGCGACCGTTACCGCTCACTCGAAAAAGAAAGGGAAGCTGCAATTCCTTTTATTGCTGTTTCAAAAGCCAAAAAAGAAAGCTTTAAAATTAAATAGGAGAAAGTAAATGCAGGTAAAAATCGAATTTGAAGAACACATGAAAGGAAGTTTTTTCAATCGTCTTGCAAACCCTAAACCCTTAATGAAAGAGCTTTCTCTAAAAGCTTTATCGGCAATTCAAAAGAACATCGAAGGCGGTATAAAGCCCGATAATGCACCCTTAACTAAGGCTGTAAAGCAGGGCAATAATACCTTGCGCGATTCAGGCCGCCTTAGGGCAAGCTTGACCGCACGGCATTCGGATACGGAAGCTGTGGTAGGTACAAATGTACATTACGCTCATCTTCACAATCCCGAAGACGGAAGAACGGAAACCGTAATCCGTCCTAAAAATGCAAAGTTTTTATGTCTTCCCGCGGGGCCCGAAACTCGTAAACTCTTCCGTAAATACGGTTG is a window from the Treponema denticola genome containing:
- a CDS encoding phage virion morphogenesis protein produces the protein MQVKIEFEEHMKGSFFNRLANPKPLMKELSLKALSAIQKNIEGGIKPDNAPLTKAVKQGNNTLRDSGRLRASLTARHSDTEAVVGTNVHYAHLHNPEDGRTETVIRPKNAKFLCLPAGPETRKLFRKYGWSPREVIAALESKGFAIYRPYKRGGGERSNVIMAKEKGKEPFAVFVLKKSIKIPVRPFMFLPDEVIAAIEQRIGEYYEA
- a CDS encoding major capsid protein produces the protein MPLNIQSTLSAYFTPRNIQDVLLTMPKPKSPIKDLLFSESNKKQKTSPFLSVSEVKDVTGAVPVVKRGAASYPVGSGSEEIELIQPEGFKPSSFISARDLNDSIALGDVQSINEKLTDKVEELRNRIITSTEILCAQSLSGTIAYPAATAGGAFDTYKVEIGKAQKMTDTDITGKAINILQANLEQHFLEQMKTGYSADIRFLAGSDAYAEIVKIISGTQNASIPVQWTDWGCVLFGKYKIMPLSATYAVPGSTSLTNVIESKTIKTIDLANPGTLFYLALDDLDAGLRSMPFFAKQVESKDPSGYKIIGMSKPFPAVAVSKTVDRKYLA